One window of Streptomyces sp. FIT100 genomic DNA carries:
- a CDS encoding SUKH-3 domain-containing protein: MNQHNTTRFPVAVDAALREAGWQPGRWDIKQAEHWADTLRAHESPGGHRHAVFPAAVEAWAEFGALRITPPGPGRQIAPAVLHFDPLAGLHLARTLGDLGRALDTELTPLGEEGDAQAVLAIDTEGRVYSLDHTGDWYLGPDVDQALATLVTGAQPARLTTS, translated from the coding sequence GTGAACCAGCACAACACGACCCGCTTCCCCGTCGCCGTCGACGCCGCACTGCGCGAAGCGGGCTGGCAGCCGGGCCGCTGGGACATCAAGCAGGCCGAGCACTGGGCCGACACCCTGCGCGCCCACGAATCCCCCGGCGGCCACCGCCACGCCGTCTTCCCGGCCGCCGTCGAGGCGTGGGCCGAGTTCGGCGCCCTGCGCATCACCCCGCCAGGGCCCGGCCGCCAGATAGCCCCCGCGGTGCTGCACTTCGATCCACTCGCCGGGCTGCACCTCGCCCGCACCCTGGGCGACCTCGGCCGCGCCCTCGACACCGAGCTGACCCCGCTCGGCGAGGAGGGCGACGCACAGGCGGTGCTCGCCATCGACACCGAAGGCCGCGTCTACAGCCTCGACCACACCGGCGACTGGTACCTCGGCCCCGACGTCGACCAGGCCCTCGCCACCCTGGTCACCGGCGCCCAGCCGGCCCGCCTGACGACCTCCTGA